One Phaseolus vulgaris cultivar G19833 chromosome 11, P. vulgaris v2.0, whole genome shotgun sequence genomic window carries:
- the LOC137835804 gene encoding uncharacterized protein, which yields MTKKSCYCYTVVPFGLKNAGATYQRLMDRVLAPMLGRNVQAYIDDMVVTSQERGQHVSDLEELFATIAKYCLKLNPEKCVFGFEAGARGKIPSPGEGSPGRGVLGQEASSLLSEFHGGGDDRLTYPEGAVEAGRGRKDSVLGQVYADFVVELSSGGTQQEEEASFRWVHSVDGSSNQQGSGAGMILEGPNELLIEQALRFSFKASNNQAEYEAPITGMLLAKEMRAWSLLAKSDSQLVTGQVTREYQANDPQMAAYLGYVQVLKSVFVVFELGCVVEEGDTWMMPYRRYLADGILLLESAEAKKIKKNSAKYTLVDGELYRHGFTHPILVESANKVLLRELKRRLEKAKGTWAEEVLRIVWAYHTTPQSTTGETPFSFVYGSDAMIPVEIQESSPCFQSFVAEEFNEERKVNLDLLDEVREEARIKAEALKRRVEHKHSSKIKPRQFQVPDLVMRKAHPYHLENKLSPKWTDPFKVTVVLGNGA from the exons ATGACCAAGAAATCTTGTTACTGTTACACAGTGGTGCCGTTCGGTCTGAAGAATGCGGGCGctacctaccaaaggctgatggacagggtccttgcacccatgttgggaaggaatgtgcaggcctACATAGATGATATGGTGGTGACTTCGCAGGAGAGGGGCCAGCATGTGTCTGATTTGGAAGAGCTATTTGCTACAATAGCTAAGTACTGTTTGAAGTTAAACCCCGAAAAATGTGTGTTCGGGTTCGAGgcgg GGGCCAGAGGTAAGATACCAAGCCCTGGAGAAGGAAGCCCTGGCCGTGGTGTTCTCGGTCAGGAAGCTTCGTCATTACTTTCAGagtttcacggtggtggtgatgacagacTTACCTATCCGGAAGGTGCTGTAGAAGCCGGACGTGGCAGGAAGGATAGTGTGCTAG GCCAAGTTTATGCGGACtttgtggtagagctctcctcaGGAGGTACACAGCAGGAAGAGGAAGCCAGCTTCAGATGGGTGCACTCtgtggatgggtcctccaatcaACAGGGGAGTGGAGCTGGCATGATCTTGGAGGGGCCAAACGAGTtgttgattgagcaggccctaaGGTTTtctttcaaagccagcaacaaccaggcagaatatgaagcccccATAAccggaatgctcttggccaaggagatgagAGCGTGGAGTTTGCTGGCAAAGAGCGATTCCCAGTTGGTTACAGGTCAAGTGACCAGGGAATACCAAGCCAATGATCCACAGATGGCTGCGTACCTGGGATATGTCCAAGTCTTGAAGAGTGTGTTCGTGGTGTTTGAGTTG GGATGCGTAGTTGAGGAGGGGGACACATGGATGATGCCCTATAGGCGCTATCTGGCTGATGGGATACTTCTATTGGAGTCCGCGGAAGccaagaagataaagaagaactccgcCAAGTACACCCTCGTCGACGGGGAACTGTACAGGCATGGGTTCACCCACCCGATTTTG GTTGAGTCTGCCAACAAAGTCCTACTCAGGGAGCTGAAGAGAAGACTTGAGAAGGCTAAGGGGacctgggcagaggaggttctcagaatagtgtgggcttaccacaccacacCTCAGTCCACCACTggagagacacccttcagctttGTGTATGGGTCAGACGCaatgatcccagtagagattcaggagagctcacCATGTTTTCAAAGCTTCGTGGCTGAGGAATTtaacgaagaaagaaaggtgaacctggatctgttGGATGAGGTCAGAGAGGAGGCAAGGATCAAAGCTGAAGCattaaagagaagggtggagcataagcacagttccaagataaagccTCGACAGTTCCAAGTCCCTGATCTGGTAATGCGGAAGGCTCACCCGTACcacttggagaacaagctgtcccccaagtggactgacCCCTTCAAGGTGACGGTTGTCCTGGGAAACGGGGCGTAG